In one Polycladomyces subterraneus genomic region, the following are encoded:
- a CDS encoding Gfo/Idh/MocA family protein: MKMGVIGYGRRIRNMLAEIRKVDPDCRVVAITDVRNDEIRAADPSLKDVTFYEDYRLMLTENKLDGLLIGTRCSMHATIAADVLPYGIPLFLEKPVATRMEDLIRLKSVADSTDTTVVVSFPLRTAPIVQLAKEIVNSGRIGTVEHVQAINNVPYGGVYYHHWYRDENETGGLFLQKATHDFDYIQFLLGERKPVRICAVTSKQIFKGTKPAGLKCRDCDERDTCPESMYCVHRAAHETPAGEYCCFAVDTGNEDSGSAIIQYDTGMHVAYSQNFVVRQRAGTRSCRLIGFRGTLEFDFYTNRITVHLHHTKRVETHQIGDDGEHFGGDAVLAHNFVEVMRGTAASLSPLQAGLDSALLCLKARESARTHTFQELRWD; encoded by the coding sequence ATGAAAATGGGCGTGATCGGATACGGCCGTCGTATTCGAAACATGTTGGCGGAAATTCGAAAAGTGGACCCAGATTGCCGCGTTGTCGCGATTACCGACGTACGCAATGACGAAATCCGCGCGGCCGATCCTTCATTGAAAGATGTCACCTTTTACGAGGATTACCGTCTGATGCTGACCGAGAACAAATTGGACGGTCTTTTGATCGGCACCCGATGTTCCATGCACGCTACCATCGCGGCGGATGTGTTGCCTTACGGCATCCCGCTTTTTTTGGAGAAACCCGTCGCTACCCGCATGGAGGACCTCATCCGGCTGAAAAGCGTGGCCGACTCGACGGATACAACGGTGGTCGTCTCCTTCCCTCTCAGGACCGCCCCCATCGTGCAACTGGCCAAGGAAATTGTGAATTCGGGCAGGATCGGTACCGTTGAACACGTGCAAGCTATCAACAATGTTCCCTACGGCGGCGTCTACTACCATCACTGGTACCGAGACGAGAACGAAACGGGAGGCCTTTTTCTGCAAAAGGCAACACACGATTTCGACTACATTCAGTTTTTGCTTGGGGAACGGAAACCGGTCCGCATCTGCGCAGTAACCTCAAAACAAATCTTCAAGGGGACAAAACCGGCCGGGCTCAAATGCCGAGACTGTGACGAACGGGACACATGTCCGGAAAGTATGTATTGCGTCCATCGAGCCGCTCACGAGACACCGGCCGGCGAATACTGCTGTTTTGCTGTCGATACTGGCAACGAAGATTCCGGCAGTGCGATCATCCAGTATGATACCGGCATGCATGTAGCTTACTCGCAAAACTTTGTCGTCCGACAGCGAGCAGGTACGCGTTCCTGCCGGCTGATCGGATTCCGCGGCACGCTGGAGTTCGACTTCTATACCAACCGCATCACCGTTCATCTGCATCACACCAAGCGCGTGGAAACCCATCAGATTGGAGACGACGGGGAACATTTCGGCGGAGATGCCGTACTGGCCCACAACTTTGTCGAGGTGATGAGAGGAACAGCCGCCTCCCTGTCACCCCTGCAGGCCGGCCTTGACAGTGCTCTACTCTGCTTAAAGGCGCGAGAGTCGGCACGCACCCACACGTTCCAGGAATTGAGATGGGATTGA
- a CDS encoding Gfo/Idh/MocA family protein, protein MTTKQVRYALAGCGSVSQFHVQAIQSIPQAKLVAVFNRTPEKAQSVSKRTGAAWHADYADMLSRPDVDAVILCTASGMHAPMALEAIEAGKHVVIEKPLALTLEDAREVIRSAKEKGVTLSVISQRRFEPAHQVVKKMIDHGEFGKILSGEVHVRFHRTPHYYASADWRGTPEMDGGALMNQAIHSIDLLCWLLGPVQSVSGVVHTRVHAIRAEDTAVGWIQFMDGAVGLIQGSTAMYPGFAPELHIYGERGAVRIVGTDIVTWTFEGNQPPQPDLATAAGTSGASDPQAIGAHYHEQQLRDITEAILDGRSPLITGEDGYRALQVVLGMYESAKTGRTVIFSPEPVTEH, encoded by the coding sequence ATGACCACGAAACAGGTTCGATATGCTCTGGCCGGATGCGGCTCCGTTTCCCAATTTCACGTCCAAGCCATCCAATCCATTCCGCAGGCGAAGCTGGTCGCCGTGTTTAATCGGACTCCGGAGAAGGCCCAATCTGTCAGTAAACGGACAGGTGCGGCGTGGCATGCGGATTACGCGGACATGCTGTCCCGTCCCGATGTGGATGCGGTGATTCTCTGCACCGCCAGCGGTATGCATGCGCCGATGGCCCTGGAGGCGATCGAGGCAGGCAAGCACGTTGTTATTGAAAAACCGCTCGCACTCACGCTGGAGGATGCCCGAGAGGTGATCCGCTCTGCCAAAGAAAAAGGAGTCACACTATCTGTCATTTCCCAGCGTCGTTTTGAACCAGCCCACCAAGTAGTAAAAAAGATGATCGACCATGGTGAGTTTGGCAAGATCCTGAGCGGCGAGGTACATGTGCGGTTTCACCGGACACCGCATTACTATGCCTCGGCGGATTGGCGAGGCACACCCGAGATGGACGGCGGCGCCCTGATGAATCAGGCGATTCATTCGATCGATCTGTTGTGCTGGTTGTTAGGACCGGTGCAATCGGTTTCCGGGGTTGTGCACACGCGTGTACACGCAATCCGTGCCGAAGACACGGCTGTGGGATGGATTCAATTTATGGATGGCGCAGTCGGATTGATTCAAGGCTCTACCGCCATGTATCCCGGATTCGCCCCGGAACTCCATATCTACGGCGAACGCGGGGCAGTCCGCATCGTGGGTACCGACATCGTCACCTGGACGTTTGAGGGGAATCAACCGCCCCAACCCGATCTCGCCACAGCCGCCGGCACCAGCGGAGCAAGCGACCCCCAAGCGATCGGTGCCCACTATCATGAACAACAACTGCGGGATATCACGGAAGCCATACTAGATGGGAGATCCCCGCTCATCACCGGAGAAGACGGCTACCGCGCCCTGCAGGTCGTTCTGGGCATGTATGAATCGGCGAAAACAGGCCGAACGGTTATTTTTTCACCCGAACCAGTGACGGAACATTAA
- a CDS encoding gamma-glutamylcyclotransferase family protein: MTKNYCISENIEIVKREGGQLLYYFAYGSCMDESSFARTVGKDQYQLLGGARLKDYRLAFPLYSHSRGGGGVGDIFPDPGGEMEGVLYRLKPAAWPPLDDREGVSQGHYRRMKVDVIRDSRTIQAVTYTVVNKSDREFRPSPLYCQLIMNGAKRHLSDAYCKRLIREWKERFGMEWPIRG; encoded by the coding sequence ATGACAAAAAATTATTGTATCTCAGAAAATATCGAAATAGTCAAAAGAGAGGGGGGACAGCTGCTGTATTATTTTGCCTACGGTTCATGCATGGATGAGTCGAGTTTTGCCAGAACCGTCGGAAAAGACCAGTATCAATTGCTGGGCGGTGCCCGGTTGAAGGATTATCGTTTGGCATTTCCCCTCTACAGCCACTCCAGGGGAGGTGGTGGTGTGGGCGACATTTTCCCGGATCCGGGTGGTGAAATGGAAGGGGTGTTATATCGATTGAAGCCGGCCGCATGGCCGCCGTTGGATGACAGGGAAGGGGTCTCACAGGGACACTATCGGCGAATGAAGGTGGACGTCATCCGGGACAGCCGTACAATCCAGGCGGTGACGTACACGGTGGTGAACAAGTCGGATCGGGAATTTCGCCCCAGTCCATTGTATTGTCAGTTGATTATGAATGGTGCCAAGCGGCATTTGAGCGACGCTTACTGCAAGCGATTGATACGGGAATGGAAAGAACGGTTCGGCATGGAATGGCCGATCCGAGGATGA
- a CDS encoding ROK family protein: MESVWLGIDVGGTNVVMALGDRNGNVFAKKRIPTLAADGAARVLKRIIDAVEAMLAETGTPISRLGGIGLGVPGLVDAKRGVVRLAVNLNWRQVAVSEVFHRHFGVPVRVDNDVRAATLGEYQFGAGKGFRHFLCLTLGTGIGSGMLLDGRIYAGATGSAGEIGHMVVEPEGMACTCGNRGCLETIASGSSLVRFVRERMADGVETSLDDGKVLTVERIGSAFDAQDALAREAISRAGKYLGFALANAVNLLNVERVIIGGGVSLLGGRLFGFIRNEFQRCVLQGVGDGVEIVPAALGDEAGVVGALVLARQAAGVPSDKPATT, from the coding sequence ATGGAATCAGTTTGGCTCGGCATTGATGTCGGCGGCACCAATGTGGTGATGGCTTTGGGAGATAGGAATGGCAATGTTTTCGCCAAAAAACGGATCCCCACTCTGGCGGCGGACGGGGCGGCCAGGGTGCTCAAGCGGATCATCGATGCAGTTGAGGCTATGTTGGCGGAAACAGGGACGCCGATTTCCCGATTGGGTGGCATCGGTTTGGGTGTTCCGGGATTAGTCGACGCGAAGCGTGGTGTGGTCCGGTTGGCGGTCAATTTAAATTGGCGACAGGTGGCGGTATCTGAGGTGTTCCACAGGCACTTCGGGGTGCCAGTTCGCGTGGACAACGACGTGCGGGCAGCTACGTTGGGGGAGTATCAATTTGGGGCTGGCAAGGGTTTTCGCCATTTTTTATGTTTGACGCTGGGAACAGGGATCGGTTCGGGAATGTTGTTGGATGGTCGCATCTATGCAGGTGCAACCGGTAGTGCAGGAGAAATCGGCCATATGGTGGTGGAGCCTGAGGGGATGGCGTGTACGTGCGGCAATCGCGGTTGTCTGGAGACGATCGCATCAGGTTCCTCGTTGGTCCGGTTCGTACGGGAACGGATGGCCGATGGGGTGGAGACAAGTCTCGACGATGGTAAAGTACTCACGGTGGAACGCATCGGCTCAGCGTTCGATGCTCAGGATGCGCTGGCACGGGAAGCGATCAGCCGTGCCGGGAAGTATTTGGGTTTTGCGTTGGCCAATGCGGTGAACTTGTTGAACGTGGAGCGGGTGATCATCGGGGGAGGTGTCTCCTTATTGGGTGGCCGGTTGTTTGGGTTTATCCGAAATGAGTTTCAACGTTGTGTGCTACAAGGGGTGGGTGACGGCGTAGAGATCGTCCCGGCTGCGCTGGGGGATGAGGCGGGTGTGGTGGGCGCACTGGTGTTGGCCCGTCAGGCGGCGGGAGTGCCCTCGGATAAGCCCGCCACGACTTGA
- a CDS encoding SIS domain-containing protein, whose product MLLNGQVTMKEMAEQAQTWRTVWEARDSYQAVWRRLLSAGQIEELVFTGCGSSYYLASSAAAAFSKWTTYSAKSVPASEWLLYPDQHASGKRTLLVIISRSGTTTECLLVAEAAEKMQGVRTLAVTCHPDSALTQRCDDTLAIPAGREESVVMTKSFTSMLYLLLISGALLGENRYAQAELAGLPDRIAAWTQLEAEGKALSGQDYRTVVCLGAGPLYGIAQEAGLKVKEMAVQPSEVYHPLEYRHGPKSIVNDQTLIVLFASDRGREYEPQLMRELKQLGGRVWVIGGSADLFSNVDRHTPLEKSAGDWTRGLLGLLPLQQFGVHYAIRRGYDPDRPRHLSQVVQL is encoded by the coding sequence ATGTTGTTGAACGGTCAGGTGACCATGAAGGAGATGGCGGAGCAGGCTCAGACATGGCGGACGGTTTGGGAAGCACGGGATTCGTACCAAGCTGTTTGGCGCAGATTGTTGTCAGCGGGTCAAATCGAGGAGTTGGTGTTCACCGGTTGCGGATCGTCCTATTATCTTGCCAGTTCGGCGGCAGCCGCATTTTCCAAATGGACGACTTATTCCGCCAAAAGCGTACCTGCATCGGAGTGGCTTTTATATCCGGATCAGCACGCATCGGGCAAGCGCACACTGTTGGTGATCATCTCCCGATCCGGTACGACGACCGAGTGTCTGTTGGTGGCGGAAGCGGCAGAAAAAATGCAGGGTGTACGTACGTTGGCTGTTACCTGCCACCCTGACAGCGCGTTGACCCAACGTTGTGATGATACGCTGGCAATACCCGCCGGACGGGAAGAAAGCGTTGTGATGACCAAATCCTTCACCAGCATGCTGTACCTGCTGCTCATCAGTGGCGCTTTGCTGGGCGAAAATCGGTATGCCCAAGCTGAACTGGCGGGATTACCTGATCGTATAGCCGCTTGGACGCAACTGGAAGCAGAGGGGAAGGCTTTGTCCGGACAAGATTACCGGACAGTGGTTTGTTTGGGGGCGGGACCATTGTACGGAATCGCTCAGGAAGCCGGATTGAAGGTAAAAGAGATGGCCGTTCAACCTTCCGAAGTATATCATCCATTGGAATACCGGCATGGGCCCAAATCGATCGTGAATGATCAAACGTTGATCGTCTTGTTTGCTTCCGACAGGGGGCGGGAGTACGAACCCCAGTTAATGCGGGAATTGAAGCAGTTGGGCGGGCGCGTTTGGGTAATCGGAGGGAGTGCGGATCTGTTTTCCAACGTGGACCGTCACACGCCACTGGAGAAATCGGCGGGAGATTGGACCCGTGGCCTGCTCGGACTTTTACCCTTGCAACAATTCGGCGTGCATTACGCCATCCGGCGCGGATATGATCCGGATCGCCCGCGTCATTTGTCCCAGGTGGTGCAGTTGTAG
- a CDS encoding sugar phosphate isomerase/epimerase family protein, with translation MKISVFTVLFKDRSIHQTFRICADLGVDGVELYGREPHLSEETSAARVEEIKALSKEYGLPVIGIGTYLGRFSTDNDADCQRDVERLECFLEHAAELGCPLIRVGCGGPHAFRAHEYHFLKGAEWIRKCADRAAMYGCKLMIEIHNGSLVETVNDALRFLRLVDRDNVGLIHDAGNMAITDTDFGKSSIHQLKDHLFHVHVKDVARVPSSDVAGGFQNLTRHGMEHFQQRLLGEGDVDHRPVVEGLMEIGYTGYLSIESHAPLPDVDRARADIAALRKIIEEVSAKRANAR, from the coding sequence GTGAAAATCTCCGTATTTACGGTGTTGTTCAAAGACCGGAGCATCCATCAGACGTTTCGCATCTGTGCGGACTTGGGCGTTGATGGGGTGGAGCTGTACGGAAGAGAACCGCATTTGTCGGAGGAGACTTCCGCTGCGAGGGTGGAGGAGATCAAGGCATTATCGAAAGAATACGGACTGCCGGTGATCGGCATCGGCACGTATCTCGGCCGTTTCTCAACGGATAACGATGCGGACTGCCAACGGGACGTGGAACGATTGGAGTGTTTTTTGGAACACGCCGCCGAGTTGGGATGTCCGCTCATTCGTGTGGGATGCGGCGGTCCGCACGCATTTCGCGCACATGAGTACCATTTTCTAAAAGGGGCGGAATGGATCCGAAAGTGTGCCGATCGCGCCGCGATGTACGGTTGCAAATTGATGATCGAAATTCATAACGGCTCGCTGGTGGAAACGGTCAACGATGCGCTGCGTTTCCTGCGGTTGGTGGACAGGGACAATGTCGGTTTGATCCATGATGCGGGGAATATGGCGATTACTGATACGGATTTCGGCAAATCGTCGATTCACCAATTGAAAGATCACCTGTTTCATGTTCACGTCAAGGATGTAGCGCGGGTGCCCTCTTCGGATGTAGCCGGCGGATTTCAAAACCTGACTCGTCACGGAATGGAGCATTTCCAACAGCGCTTGTTGGGAGAGGGAGATGTGGACCACCGTCCGGTGGTGGAGGGATTGATGGAGATCGGCTATACGGGATATCTGTCGATTGAATCGCATGCGCCTCTGCCCGATGTGGATCGTGCCAGAGCGGATATCGCGGCATTGCGCAAAATCATTGAGGAAGTCTCCGCAAAGAGGGCTAATGCCAGATGA
- a CDS encoding extracellular solute-binding protein: MTNLRRRSTFDRRYERFVRSLREQIVTGQLKPGDFILSEHELAELYELSRGSVRKALSELVSEGLLLKIAGRGNMVTYPRKGDIRLSKIKLGWFSPSYELPVVRQLLQQFEERFPMLRVQLVPIPTPEYVETLMEWNATETVIDVFVLPDFFFLRWVQQGWVHQLHPYLPEEMQREPSTYPPLLSMFQHDDVQYATPFVFSPVVIGYHRRMWEEAGIREHNPIRDWIGLVETARRCSIRSPDGECDQYGFCFSASRNRWPVFLLQNGGQLADAGGRLLLDHPRNVEALRFCVDLMYQHRVAPIFSHGSDRLAEDLFIRGRAAMILTTYYFMNEFRYQGMDWDLLTPPMGREEATLLLGNGLAINANSPNRAAAEALVDFLTSRETQSEIKRQSCTIPARKDVAEDRTLWRSDVHPEQYHVFVDVLPYARSIRDLGVTEEQFSFMEKELHLMWARVESPDVASHRITEEWSRRSALPTSSSH, translated from the coding sequence GTGACGAATCTGCGGCGCCGCAGTACGTTTGACCGACGGTATGAACGTTTTGTCCGTTCGTTGCGGGAACAAATCGTGACCGGTCAACTGAAACCCGGTGACTTCATTCTATCTGAACATGAATTGGCCGAATTGTACGAACTGAGCCGCGGCTCGGTGAGAAAGGCGCTATCGGAGCTGGTGTCCGAGGGATTGTTGCTCAAAATCGCCGGCAGGGGAAACATGGTGACTTATCCGCGTAAAGGAGACATTCGTCTGTCCAAGATCAAACTGGGCTGGTTTTCCCCTTCTTATGAGTTACCTGTGGTGCGTCAGTTGCTCCAACAATTTGAAGAGCGGTTTCCGATGTTGCGTGTTCAGTTGGTGCCGATTCCGACCCCGGAGTATGTGGAGACATTGATGGAGTGGAATGCGACGGAAACAGTCATCGATGTGTTCGTGCTTCCCGACTTTTTCTTTCTGCGGTGGGTTCAGCAAGGCTGGGTACATCAGCTCCATCCCTATTTGCCTGAGGAAATGCAACGGGAACCATCGACCTATCCCCCATTATTGAGCATGTTTCAGCATGACGATGTGCAGTATGCCACACCGTTTGTCTTTTCACCGGTGGTGATTGGTTACCATCGACGGATGTGGGAAGAGGCGGGCATCCGGGAGCACAACCCGATCCGGGATTGGATTGGGTTGGTGGAAACAGCGCGAAGATGTTCCATTCGGTCACCGGACGGTGAATGCGATCAGTACGGTTTTTGTTTCTCCGCTTCCCGCAATAGATGGCCGGTGTTCCTTTTGCAAAACGGGGGACAGTTGGCTGATGCCGGCGGCAGGCTCCTTTTGGATCATCCCCGTAATGTTGAGGCGCTTCGTTTTTGCGTAGACCTGATGTATCAGCATCGCGTCGCTCCCATTTTTTCACATGGAAGCGACCGTTTGGCTGAGGATCTGTTTATTCGTGGACGTGCAGCGATGATCCTGACGACGTATTATTTCATGAACGAATTCCGATATCAGGGTATGGACTGGGACCTTTTGACTCCCCCGATGGGGCGGGAAGAGGCGACACTGCTGTTGGGCAACGGTCTGGCTATCAATGCGAACTCGCCCAATCGGGCTGCCGCCGAAGCATTGGTCGATTTTTTGACGAGTCGGGAAACGCAAAGCGAGATCAAGAGGCAATCATGTACGATTCCGGCACGTAAGGATGTAGCCGAAGATCGCACATTATGGCGATCTGACGTTCACCCCGAACAATATCATGTGTTTGTCGACGTGTTGCCCTATGCGCGATCCATTCGGGATTTGGGGGTCACGGAGGAACAGTTCTCTTTTATGGAAAAAGAACTGCATTTGATGTGGGCACGTGTGGAGTCTCCTGATGTCGCGTCTCACAGAATCACGGAGGAGTGGAGCCGCCGCTCGGCATTGCCGACGTCATCATCACATTGA
- a CDS encoding DUF4870 domain-containing protein has protein sequence MRPTSTDNRDKVWSILCHASLVFFPLLLPLLVYLVKDKSPFVEHHAKEAFMFHVGVLVALFTSKVLMLVLIGFLLFPLVALSAFILTVWAVIQTWNGRWYSYPVTGRWARKI, from the coding sequence ATGCGACCCACATCAACTGATAATCGGGACAAAGTGTGGTCAATCCTGTGCCATGCCAGTCTGGTGTTTTTTCCGTTGCTGTTGCCGCTGTTGGTATATTTGGTTAAAGACAAATCCCCGTTTGTGGAACATCATGCTAAAGAGGCGTTTATGTTTCATGTCGGGGTGTTGGTCGCGCTGTTTACATCCAAAGTGCTGATGTTGGTGCTGATCGGATTCCTGCTCTTCCCACTCGTAGCACTGTCCGCTTTTATCCTAACAGTTTGGGCGGTGATCCAGACCTGGAACGGACGGTGGTATTCCTACCCTGTCACAGGTCGGTGGGCACGAAAAATTTGA
- a CDS encoding polysaccharide deacetylase family protein — MHHRKWYMWIAWLLSVTIVAGCSHSHARSQPSFNHPHPAIGVHVQMHTANTAAHDALLKQTLLKTYGNKHPLRWGEHMPGIYQRFDTKEKIVALTFDACGGKEGSGYDKKLIDYLIQQRIPATLFINSRWIDANPERFQSLARNPLFEIENHGYLHKPLSVDGRSVYGIGGTQNVAQVVDEVMINERKIERLTGRKPMFFRPGTAYFDDVAVKIVHRLGLKPVNYDVLGDAGATYNTAQVKRALLSVKPGSIVLLHMNQPHGDTAEGVIQAIPLLKKRGYRFVLLQEVAGQLRS, encoded by the coding sequence ATGCATCATCGGAAATGGTACATGTGGATCGCGTGGTTGTTGTCGGTGACGATCGTCGCGGGGTGTTCCCATTCGCACGCGCGATCTCAACCATCCTTCAACCACCCTCATCCCGCTATCGGTGTACATGTGCAGATGCATACAGCAAACACAGCAGCTCATGACGCCTTGCTGAAACAAACACTGCTGAAAACATATGGAAACAAGCATCCCCTACGTTGGGGAGAACACATGCCGGGGATCTACCAGCGGTTTGACACCAAGGAAAAAATCGTCGCCCTTACCTTTGATGCCTGCGGTGGTAAGGAAGGGAGCGGCTATGACAAAAAACTGATCGACTATCTGATTCAACAACGGATTCCGGCAACGCTGTTTATCAACAGCCGCTGGATCGACGCCAATCCGGAACGCTTCCAGTCTTTAGCCCGTAACCCGCTGTTTGAGATCGAAAATCACGGTTATCTGCATAAGCCGTTGTCGGTAGATGGGCGATCGGTCTACGGCATAGGCGGGACCCAGAATGTGGCGCAAGTGGTGGATGAAGTGATGATCAATGAACGGAAAATTGAACGGCTCACCGGACGTAAACCGATGTTTTTTCGTCCGGGTACCGCCTATTTCGATGATGTCGCTGTTAAGATTGTGCATCGGTTGGGCTTGAAGCCGGTCAACTACGATGTGCTGGGCGATGCCGGGGCGACATACAACACTGCGCAGGTGAAGCGGGCACTGTTGAGTGTCAAACCTGGTTCGATCGTGCTTCTGCACATGAACCAACCCCACGGTGACACAGCCGAAGGAGTGATCCAAGCGATTCCTTTGCTGAAAAAACGAGGATATCGTTTTGTCCTTCTTCAAGAGGTGGCGGGTCAGTTGCGCTCTTGA
- a CDS encoding family 20 glycosylhydrolase: MKTMRLLPEPKRIWLRAGKFVPDPSQSPAVSLDTACEARLMRKVRGLSDTIRVEAVPDFSLVWGDPAPIAEKERPRHPEGYALSVDDGGIRLVAPTARGWYHGWLTLQQLREEDGGFPACMVLDEPCVSLRGIHLDFKAGVPTMAYLEETIIELSRYKINMLLVEYEDRVPWGDEEWRHPHALTLTELERLQQVAHDHFVEVMPLQQSIGHLHYILRHDRWARFRELPDQIGDLCPSHPEAAAYVEALVEQMIAAHPRSRHIHLGADETFHLHKCSRCREQWGEDGRETNYVHHINRMAALVRRHGKIPVIWDDMLRGMSDRSLDQLSRDICLMVWCYYTGDRIHRQIDQHVERYRTFGFHLFGAGCIQGADEHAFHLPNYRSRADNLADWAQRLARGSWEGAVGTAWARYTSVHPPTEPFPVIWYGALLAAECFWTGRSPDLTRVDDTVSRRMFGAETTIPFHRINPGHYANGLYDDPEAMELLNRHALRRRREAKMFHLMAKLRHLQLWTQHALEHGYRIDRGWSTRTETANVCGYVREVLRMADEWEQEALPVFTTFYRQQDAEEWLASRLDPIRRQASDALKRWQDGEK; the protein is encoded by the coding sequence ATGAAAACAATGCGGTTACTGCCCGAACCCAAACGGATCTGGTTGCGCGCGGGAAAGTTTGTGCCCGACCCGTCCCAATCGCCTGCGGTTTCGCTGGATACAGCCTGTGAAGCGCGATTGATGCGCAAGGTGCGTGGTCTCTCTGACACAATTCGCGTGGAGGCCGTACCCGATTTTTCTCTTGTATGGGGAGATCCCGCCCCCATCGCGGAAAAGGAGCGTCCTCGCCATCCGGAAGGGTATGCCTTGTCGGTGGACGATGGTGGCATCCGCCTGGTTGCTCCCACCGCCCGGGGGTGGTACCACGGTTGGCTTACCCTGCAACAATTACGGGAGGAGGACGGCGGGTTTCCCGCATGTATGGTCTTGGACGAGCCATGTGTCTCCCTGCGCGGCATTCATCTGGATTTCAAGGCCGGGGTGCCGACGATGGCATATTTGGAAGAGACGATCATCGAACTGTCCCGTTACAAGATCAATATGTTGCTGGTGGAATATGAGGATCGCGTCCCGTGGGGGGATGAAGAGTGGCGGCATCCCCACGCATTGACGTTGACCGAGTTGGAACGGTTGCAGCAAGTCGCCCACGATCATTTCGTCGAGGTGATGCCGTTGCAGCAATCGATTGGTCATCTGCACTACATTTTGCGACATGATCGGTGGGCGCGGTTTCGCGAATTGCCGGATCAGATCGGGGATCTCTGCCCGTCTCATCCCGAAGCCGCCGCCTATGTGGAAGCGCTGGTCGAACAGATGATAGCGGCACACCCGCGGTCCCGTCATATTCACCTCGGAGCGGATGAAACCTTCCACTTGCACAAGTGTTCCCGGTGTCGTGAACAGTGGGGGGAGGATGGCCGTGAAACCAATTACGTCCATCATATCAACCGGATGGCGGCACTCGTCCGTCGCCACGGAAAGATCCCGGTCATCTGGGATGATATGTTACGAGGTATGTCCGACCGGTCACTGGATCAGTTGTCCCGAGACATTTGCTTGATGGTTTGGTGTTATTATACAGGTGACCGCATTCACCGTCAGATAGACCAGCATGTCGAGCGGTATCGGACATTCGGGTTTCATCTGTTCGGTGCGGGTTGCATCCAAGGGGCGGACGAACATGCTTTCCATTTGCCAAACTACAGGTCACGGGCGGACAACTTGGCAGATTGGGCACAACGCCTGGCGCGCGGGTCGTGGGAAGGGGCGGTGGGGACGGCATGGGCCCGGTATACGAGTGTCCATCCCCCGACCGAACCATTTCCGGTGATCTGGTACGGAGCGTTGTTGGCGGCCGAATGTTTCTGGACGGGACGATCACCGGACTTGACGAGGGTGGACGATACCGTCAGCCGTCGGATGTTCGGGGCGGAGACGACCATCCCCTTCCACCGCATCAATCCGGGCCATTATGCCAACGGGCTGTATGACGACCCGGAAGCGATGGAGTTGTTGAACCGTCATGCCTTGCGACGTCGTCGGGAAGCCAAAATGTTTCACTTGATGGCCAAACTGCGGCATCTGCAATTGTGGACTCAGCACGCATTGGAGCATGGATACCGGATTGACAGAGGATGGAGTACGCGCACGGAAACTGCCAACGTGTGCGGATACGTGAGAGAAGTGTTGCGGATGGCCGATGAGTGGGAACAGGAAGCACTGCCTGTTTTCACTACTTTTTACCGCCAGCAGGATGCCGAGGAATGGCTGGCCTCCCGTCTGGACCCAATCCGGCGTCAGGCGAGTGATGCGTTGAAGCGATGGCAGGATGGTGAGAAATAA